One Streptomyces sp. CG4 genomic window, CTCGACCGCGGTATCTCCGCACTCGCCCCCGCCGGCTGCCGGTAGATCTTCCGGCCGTAGCGCAGGCAGAACTCGGCGAAGAACCACATGTGCTCGTTCTCCTCACCGATGAAGTGGTGGAAGAACTCCGATGGTGTTTCGAATCCCTTGGTGTGTATCCGCCGGGTCACCTCGATGAGCAGTTCCCGGATGCCGTGCACGTTCAGGCTGTAGAAGTTGATGCTCTCGAACTTGGAGAGGGCGTGCAGTTGCTTCGGGCTCAGTCGCCCGGCGGCCGCGGTGCCGTGTGTGGTGGTCAGTTCCGGGCTCATCCACCACATGTCGTCCGGCAAGGTGTCCGGCCAGTCGAAAAGCTTGTACGGGTTGTAGTAGTCGTCGATCGACTTGGTGGTCAGGCGGTCCAGGATCTCCAGGAAACGCTCGTTGGAGTCGATCAGATTGCTCACCATGTTCGGCCTCCCTTCTCAGGCTGAGGCTTGGCGTTCGGCGGTGGTCGTCGGTGCCTCGCGCAGATCCGCGGTGATGACCTCCACGACCTGGGGCAACCGCTCGTTGAGGAAGAAATGTCCGCCGTGGACGTGCACGACGCGGAAATCGCCGGTGGTGTGCCGCCGCCACCCCTCGGCGGCGGCCGGGTCGACGTAGTAGTCCGAATCGGCCAGCTGGAAGGTGACCGGCGTACGCACCACCGCGTCCGGCGGCGCCAGATAACTGGAGTTCGACCGGTAGTCGTGGCGGATCACGGTGAGGATGGGCCTGAGGAACTTGGG contains:
- a CDS encoding diiron oxygenase — translated: MVSNLIDSNERFLEILDRLTTKSIDDYYNPYKLFDWPDTLPDDMWWMSPELTTTHGTAAAGRLSPKQLHALSKFESINFYSLNVHGIRELLIEVTRRIHTKGFETPSEFFHHFIGEENEHMWFFAEFCLRYGRKIYRQPAGASAEIPRSSVESLLVFVRILIFEELVDHFNSRMAADDRLHETIRAINRIHHQDESRHIAFGRELVTALFADVQRTSNEQELADIAAYLRRYLTYSFESLYNPHVYRDAGIPEPLALRQELLASPARAEFEQNVFRKTSKFLEKIGII